One Sporosarcina sp. FSL W8-0480 genomic window, ATCCTGTCTGTTTCCTGTCGTAATTTTTGCCTCTTTGGCTATTACACAATTTCTCCCACTTCCTTTCCTACCACGGTATGACTGGTTGCTTATCATTTTCGTAATGATGCAATGGTGGATGGTGCGTGCCGGAATTGAAACACGGGATGAACTAAAGGTCATTACATTATTTCACCTCATCGGCCTGACTTTGGAGTTATTTAAGGTGAATATGGAATCGTGGACTTATCCAGAAGAAGGGTATTCCAAAGTGTTAGGAGTGCCTTTGTACAGCGGATTCATGTATGCAAGCGTGGCGAGTTATCTTTGCCAGGCATGGCGCAGACTTGACGTGGAACTTATTAAATGGCCGCCTTTTTGGGTAGTCGTCCCTCTTGCGTCCGCAATATATATGAATTTTTTCTGGCATCATTTTTGGATTGACGTACGATGGTGGTTATCTGGTCTTGTGATTATCGTTTTTTGGCGTTCATGGGTCACTTATGTAGTTGGTGGTAAACGGTATCGGATGCCGATTGCACTTTCATTTGTGCTCATTGGATTTTTCATCTGGATAGCGGAAAATATCGCAACATTCTTCGGGGCATGGAAATATCCAAACCAAACCGATGCATGGAGTCTCGTCCATTTAGGGAAGGTAAGTTCTTGGCTTTTATTAGTGATTGTGAGCTTTCTTATCGTTGCTACTTTGAAGCTTGTAAAAGGAAAGACGCGAAACGCCGGGGAGTAAAAGGCTATTAAAAGGGGTGGCTATTATTTTAATATTGTTTGGTCTTTTGATTTCTTTCGTTACGGTAATTATTTTTTTGATTCTCTTGGTGAGGATAATTATTTCTTTCATTAAAAAGAAACCATTTCCTAAAAAGTTATTGATAGCAATGTTGGTTGGGATTGGAGTTGTAACCTCTATTTATGTATATGAAGTTTATTTTTTTACCTTTGCCGATATTGATAGAGAGTACATCCAAAACGGTCCAGATCCTGTTTTGTCACCGACTGGGGAATTTACGGCTAATGCCTATTTTGAACCATATGGGGGTGCAGTTGGAGGGGTTAATATGTGGGTGGAAATAACGAAGCACAATGATAATGATAATATAAAAATAATTTATTACAGCGATGCGAATGATAATATCCTCTTAGATTGGGTCGATGAAAAAACGTTATTCATCACCAACGCGGGACCATATAAAAGCAACAGCATTAAGTTAGATGTAGGGCATGAGATCTATCATGATAGGGGTTTAGCCTGTCGAAGTTGGTTCATGAAAGATGAATATGAAACTTGTTATCGAAAGTGATTGTTGCTTTAATGGAAATCAAATGCAATCTGTTGTTGGGATTTTTCCTGGCAACGGATTTTTTTATTACTTCGAGCTTATTGATTTAAAAGGGATTTCAGTATTTCTTGTCAAATTTAAACGTTACGACAGTGTACATAATCCAATTAAGTAATGGAGTGGGAATGGGCTATGACGCAAGGAGAAAAAGAGATTTTAGTGAACAGGCTGAAAAATCTATTTGACAATGATGCAGTAGAGATTGTCCCCGCATCGGATGGATACCATAATCAAGTTTTTATCATTACAACAAGTAAAGAAAAACTTGTCGCCCGTCTCAGTTTGCAGACTAAGAGGACAAAAGAGGAATTAAAGTCGGAGCTAAAATGGATTATGACCCTGTGTGCTGTGGGGATACAGGTGGCAAAGCCGAAAATAGTAATAGGATACGATTTGATTTTCGAATTGGATACGGAGGAAAATGACTACTGGGTTACCTTTTTCGAACATACGCGTGGCAGGCCGTTAGATGTCATGGATCATAGTGAATGGAATGAGGAAATCTTTCAAGAATGGGGTAGGCAAATAGCTTGCATGCATAATGTCAAAACAACCGGGATCAATCGCCATGTCTATTTAGATAGTGAAGAGAGGAAGAAAACTATCTTTGCGGAGGCATGGTTGAATAGGAAACATGAACAACTAATAAATGAAATGGCTACATGGAGCAGAACCCCGGAGACATTTGGGTTGATCCATAATGATCTACACCAGGGGAACTTTCATTTGAATGAAAATGGTATTATTTTTTTCGACTTAGATGATTGTACTTATCATTTTTATAGTCAGGATTTGGCGGTGTCCATATATCATGCTCTATGGACGGGAAAGTCATTCCACCCTGAGTCGGGAAGCTTTCCGTATGAATTTCTCACATCTTTTTTGATGGGGTATGCTTCAAAAAGGCGACTGAATGCTGATATGTATAAACAACTTCAAGTTTGTTTACAAATGCGGGAAGTTTATCTGTACTCGCTATTTGTTTTGAAATGGCTTCCTGATGATATGATGGACTGGCAGGCATATAAGCTTGAAGAGTTAAAAGGAAATTGTATCGCGGGAATCATTCCGTACAAAGAAGAGCTTGAAAAAGTGAAGTATCTATTTAATTGAGAGGGTGTAAAAAATATGGATCTATTTAGGGAAAAAGCAGTGAATTTTCTTCAGTTAGTCGTTGCGGGAAAGATTGAAGAGGCGTATGAGAAGTATGTAAGTCCGGAACTTCGTCATCATAATCCGTACTTTCCCGGGGATGCAGAGTCGTTGAAGCAAGCGATGAAAGAGAATGATGACATGAGCCCAAACAAGACACTTGAAGTGAAACAAGCAATTGAAGAGGGAAATCGGGTAATGGTGTTTTCCCATATCAAACAAAAGCCCGAGGATCTCGGAGCAGCCGTTGTTCATATTTTCCGTTTTGAAGCAGGAAAGATTGTTGAAATGTGGGATGTCGGACAAGCAGTACCGGAAGATTCACCGAACGAGAACGGGATATTTTAATAATGGGCATGCAATCATATACATTGATGATTGCATGCCCATAATTATATATTTATCTTCTCCGCTTTCTTGGATCACTATCTACTTTTTTGCTTCTATCAACAATTACCTCGAACTCAACAAAGACAAAATATCGGTTCTCATCCATTTGCTGAACATCGACCACTTTTCCATTTCGGCCTTTAATTCTCACTTTCTCATCGATAGCAGGAATTGTTCGCATTGCTTGATTGAGTACATACGTTTTATTTTCATAGAAGTGAATGGAATACATATTCTTGTCCCCTTTTTGGTAGTTTGATAGTAGATTCCATTCATTCTATGAAGGGGACAGGAATTTAGAACGTGGTCGAACAATCCAATTGATGGAACACAATCGAGCAAAATAAAACAGAAAGCCAAGGATGGCTTTCTGTTGTAAATTTGTATCAATGAACTTAATACGGCTCTGATTCATGCCCTTTTTCTTCGGCCGCCCTTGGTGCATTTTCTCCACCTTTGTTACCTAATGGATGCATGCTGGATCCACTTGTATTCGCGTTCTCTAAACCTTCGCGGAGGCGACGGCCATATTCCTCGTCCGCTTCTTCAGCAAGAGCAATCATCTTGTCTTGGATGCGCGGGTCACATTTTGAAAGGTCGTTCACGAGATTCGAGATCAGTTCGTCCTTTTCCCAGTCTTCAAAGGCTCGGTACGTTTCACCTGCTTGCTTTGTATTATCATTACGGTCAATCGATTCCCTGACGAGATTTCCTTCAACATGCGGTTTATGTTCGGTTGCTAACTGTTCAGCTTCTTGGAGGCCTCCAAGTATGGACGGCTCGTAATTGATATGAGGATTTTGACCAGGCGCACGATCCACTTTATACTGCATCATTCCACCGCTTTGATTTGTAGCGACACGCTTTTTCGGTGCATTGATCGGTAATTGGAGATAGTTCGCGCCTATTCGGTGGCGCTGCGTATCGGAATATGAGAAAGTCCGCCCTTGCAGCATTTTATCATCTGAAAAGTCAAGTCCGTCAACTAACACACCTGTACCAAAAGCGGATTGTTCTACTTCGGTAAAATAATCATCAGGGTTTTTATTCAACACCAGTTTGCCGACTGGAAGCCATGGAAATTGGTCATTAGGCCATAATTTCGTATCATCCAACGGGTCAAAATCGAGCTCCGGATGCTCTTCATCACTCATGATCTGTACGAATAATTCCCATTCAGGATAATCTCCCTTTTCGATTGCATCATACAAATCCTGGGTAGCATGGTTGAAACTCTTCGCTTGTATTTCCTCTGCCTCTTTTTGCGTCAAGTTTTTGATCCCTTGTTTCGGCTCCCAATGGTATTTGACGAGGACAGCCTCTCCTTCGCTATTGATCCATTTATACGTATTAACGCCGGAGCCTTGCATTTGCCGATAGTTTGCCGGTATTCCCCAAGGAGAATAAATGAATGTCACCATATGGAAGGATTCTGGAGAACTTGCACAGAAATCGAAAAAGCGCTCACTATCTTGAATGTTCGTAATTGGATCCGGCTTGAAAGCATGAATCATATCAGGGAATTTAATAGCATCACGTATGAAGAAAATCTTGATATTGTTACCGACTAAATCCCAATTGCCATCTTCCGTGTAAAATTTCACTGCAAAACCGCGTGGGTCCCGAAGCGTTTCTGGTGAATGTCCACCGTGAATTACGGTAGAAAAGCGTACAAACACTGGTGTTTGCTTCCCCTTTTCCTGGAACAGCTTAGCCCTTGTATACTTGGATACAGGTTCGTCACCGACTGTTCCGTATGTCTCAAAGTAACCATGGGCTCCTGCACCTCTTGCATGAACAACGCGCTCGGGTACACGTTCACGGTCAAAATGGCTTAATTTCTCAATGAAATCGTAGTTTTCGAGGGTGGCAGGACCACGATTTCCGATAGTCCTTAAGTTTTGGTTATTGGTAATCGGGTGTCCTTGTCGATTCGTTAATGTCATATCATCTTCAACATGATTGGGCGCAGCCCCTTTTTGATTGTCCTTCATGTTTGAATCCTCCTGAATAGGCGTATTTCCCTTTAAAGGGTTCATACTTTTAACCTTCCCATTCTTAGAGGAAGTCTAACCCAAGATATTTGCAAAAAATACGGTAAGTCGACGATGGTTGTCCATCATTGGCTTACCGTTTTTATTAAATCTTATTTCTCTTTTTCGCGTTTTAGTGGTGTATCGTATATATCACCTTTCGAGTCAAAGTCCTTGGCAAGTTCTTGGCTGCGATTTTCTCCGGGGTTATTCGTATTGCTGTTCGTGTTAAGGCCCCTTTTGTACAGTTCGAAACTATTATGAGTCCTCTCATTCATTGTCTTTTTATTATTTTTCATGGAATGGTCACCTCCTACTTCGTACTATGCACGGTAATGAAATATGTATGCATTTTGAAGTATTAAAAGGTATTTTCATTATTCATGTCGAATAAAGGGATAACTAATAGTGAAAAGGGGAAGTGCAAATGACAGTTGAACAGTTTTTAGAGGAGCAAAATAAAACGATTAGGGATTTTCACATTACAAGAGCAAATAGTTCTTGGATGGCTGCGACGACTGGAGAAGATGAGTGGAATAAAAAGACAGCCGAAGCGCAGAATGCAACGAATGTCTATCTTTCCAACCCAGAGCTTTTTGAGCAAGTGAATGCGTACCTTGCCCAAGATGACTTAACGACAATTCAGCGCCGTCAATTGGAATCTCTTCATACGTACATGGCCGGAAAGCAGATTCCGACAGATGATTTAAAAGAAATGGTAGAACGCTCTACGGAATTGATCGGTATATTTAATACTTTCCGTGCAACCATTGATAGTAAACCGGTATCTGAAAATGATGTCCGCCAGATTTTGATAAAGAGCAATGATTCTGCCGAACGTGAAGAAGCGTGGCATGCGAGTAAGCAAATCGGGAAGGAAGTAGAGGAAAAGCTATTAACCCTTGTTAGAAAACGGAACGAAGTCGCACGTTCATTAGGATTTGAAAACTATCATCAAATGAGTTTCGAGCATCAGGAGCTTGATCGGGACGAGATATTTTCTATCTTCCATAAGCTAAAGGACCTTTCCGATGAGCCATTCCGCGAGATGAAACTTGAGATGGACACTGAATTGGCTGAACGTTTTGGTGTTGCTATTGATGAACTTCGACCTTGGCATTATGCCGATCCGTTCTTCCAGGAGGCACCACCATCAAAGGATTTCGACTTGGATCCATTCTACGAAGGGAAGGATCTTGAACAATTAACGATTGAAACGTTCAAGAGCATGGGGATGGATATTACGGATATGTTGGCGAACAGCGATCTTTATCCGCGTGATAAAAAGAATCAGCACGCATTTTGCTCGGACCTTAACCGCGAAGGCGACATCCGCGTACTATGCAACAACACCCCGTCTGATTATTGGTCGACTACAATGCTACATGAATTCGGACATGCCGTTTATTTCAAATACGTTGACCCGACACTTCCATTCCTGTTAAGAAGTTGTGCGCATACGCTGACGACGGAAGCCATTGCAATGCTATATGGACGATTCGGAAAAGATCCAGTTTGGCTCCAGCAGTTCTTAGGGCTTGACGCAGCTGAAGTTGAAGGATTGAAACCGCTTATCAATGAATCACTACGCAAGCAAATGCTCATCGCAGGACGCTGGATCATGGCGTTTTCATTCTTCGAGCGTGAGCTGTACGAAAACCCGGATCAGGATTTGAATAGATTATGGTGGGAAATCGTCAAAGACGTGCAATTTGTTAACCCTCCAGAGGGACAAGACTACCCTCATTGGGCAGCGAAAATCCACTTCACGCTCGTTCCAGTTTATTATCAAAACTACTTATTGGGTGAATTGACGACTTCTCAACTACATGCTCATATTGAAAAGAATATTTCTAAAGACATGTTTACACCGGAAGTCGGGGCATATTTAATGGACGAGTATTTTAAACCTGGTGCGCTTTATTCTTGGAACGATAAGATTGAGAGAACGACAGGCGAAAAATTGAATCCACAGTATTTTATTGATCAATTCGTTGAAAAAGTATTGGTTTGATTGACTCTAAGCAGATTCGATGGAAGGAGGGGATTGGATGAAGCTTGCAGAGGCATTGATAGCGCGGGCGGATTACCAGAAGAGAATTGAGCAGCTGAAGAAACGGATCAGCATGAATTTGAAAATTCAAGAGGGTGAGGAACCCGCTGAAGATCCGAACGCAATGCTTGCGGAGTTAGACGGCATTATGAAAGAATTGACGATTTTAATCAAGCGCATCAACAAAACGAATAGCTCCATTCAATTTGATGAAACACGCACATTGGCGGATGCATTGGCAGAACGTGACCAAATCTGGGATAAACGATTGATGTTAGGGAAATTTGCGGAAGAAGCGTCAGTTCGAAATGATCGATATAGCCGCACTGAGATCAAAATCATCAGCACGGTGGACGTTAAGAGGATTCAAAAACAGGTAGACCAATTATCGAAAAAGTTTAGGGAAATGGACACGAAGATTCAAGGGTTGAATTGGAGTATCGATTTAATCTAATGCAAGTCGGTAACTGTTTTTCGTAAAGGTGAGTGCAACCCCGCCGACAGGGAAAGTCGGACTCAATGGTAGGTAGATGGGGCTATACCAATCGGTTCGAATCCGTCATGAACAATTGATGCCTAATACCGTGACATTTGTACAAATAGATTGTTATTGTAACGACCATGCACTAATTTGCGAAAGCAGTGAGGGTGGGAACGGGGTCCCTTTAAAGGGAAGGAAGGCATCTATGCTTGAGGGCATAGGTGCTTTTTTGTTTGATGAAGTTATCGGTCATTTCCCAAGAGTTATCGATCATTTCCCGGACTTTATCGGTCATTTCCGAAGAGTTATCGATCATTTCCCAGCTTTTATCGATCATTTCCCGAGATTTATCGATCATTCTATTACCTTAGACCTACTTGTGAATCAAGAAAAACGCCCCGACACCAGATTATAGGTGCTGGGACGCTATCGCGAATCATTTTACAGTTGCAATTTCACGCCATTTCTCACGAGCCCAATCGAATGGCCCTTCAAATGTTGTTAACGTTCCGTTTTCAAGCCATGCTGTCCTTGGAAAGAGTTTATTCAAGAAATACCTATCATGTGAAACGGCAAGAATTGTGCCGGGGAAGTCTTCAAGTGCTTCCTCTAAAACTTCACGTGATTCGATGTCTAAATGGTTTGTGGGCTCATCTAACACAAGGAAGTTAATATCTTGATGCATTAATTGTGCCAGCCTCAACCGCATTCTCTCGCCACCACTCAAATCAGCAATTCTCTTGAACACATCGGGTCCGTAAAACATAAACTTTGCAAGAATATGCCTTGCATCGCCCTCAGTGACACTCACTTCATCCCGAAAAACGTCTATTAATCGGGCCTTAGGATTAACGATTTCAAAGTGCTGGGACAAACTTCCGACCTTCACATTGCTTCCTAATTTGCTCATCCCGCTGTCAACGGGTAATTCCCCTAAAAGAGTTTTTAAAATGGTCGATTTTCCGGTACCGTTACGACCGACAATTGCCATGCGGTCTTTCCAGTAAACATGGAGATTCGCATCCTTAAGAAGCCTTTGTTCACCGAACGATTTTGAAACGGATTCCATAACGACGACTTCTTTTCCGCTTCTTGGTGCAGCTTCAAAGGTCAAAGCCATTTTCTTCGGATCGATCAACGGCTTACGAACCTTTTCCATCCGTTCAAGCGCC contains:
- a CDS encoding DUF817 domain-containing protein, coding for MGQLSDYSKQDLRLSGKSPFVIKVKRASHQLLRFGWEQALSCLFPVVIFASLAITQFLPLPFLPRYDWLLIIFVMMQWWMVRAGIETRDELKVITLFHLIGLTLELFKVNMESWTYPEEGYSKVLGVPLYSGFMYASVASYLCQAWRRLDVELIKWPPFWVVVPLASAIYMNFFWHHFWIDVRWWLSGLVIIVFWRSWVTYVVGGKRYRMPIALSFVLIGFFIWIAENIATFFGAWKYPNQTDAWSLVHLGKVSSWLLLVIVSFLIVATLKLVKGKTRNAGE
- a CDS encoding DUF5412 family protein, with amino-acid sequence MAIILILFGLLISFVTVIIFLILLVRIIISFIKKKPFPKKLLIAMLVGIGVVTSIYVYEVYFFTFADIDREYIQNGPDPVLSPTGEFTANAYFEPYGGAVGGVNMWVEITKHNDNDNIKIIYYSDANDNILLDWVDEKTLFITNAGPYKSNSIKLDVGHEIYHDRGLACRSWFMKDEYETCYRK
- a CDS encoding phosphotransferase, which codes for MTQGEKEILVNRLKNLFDNDAVEIVPASDGYHNQVFIITTSKEKLVARLSLQTKRTKEELKSELKWIMTLCAVGIQVAKPKIVIGYDLIFELDTEENDYWVTFFEHTRGRPLDVMDHSEWNEEIFQEWGRQIACMHNVKTTGINRHVYLDSEERKKTIFAEAWLNRKHEQLINEMATWSRTPETFGLIHNDLHQGNFHLNENGIIFFDLDDCTYHFYSQDLAVSIYHALWTGKSFHPESGSFPYEFLTSFLMGYASKRRLNADMYKQLQVCLQMREVYLYSLFVLKWLPDDMMDWQAYKLEELKGNCIAGIIPYKEELEKVKYLFN
- a CDS encoding nuclear transport factor 2 family protein, with protein sequence MDLFREKAVNFLQLVVAGKIEEAYEKYVSPELRHHNPYFPGDAESLKQAMKENDDMSPNKTLEVKQAIEEGNRVMVFSHIKQKPEDLGAAVVHIFRFEAGKIVEMWDVGQAVPEDSPNENGIF
- a CDS encoding catalase; the encoded protein is MKDNQKGAAPNHVEDDMTLTNRQGHPITNNQNLRTIGNRGPATLENYDFIEKLSHFDRERVPERVVHARGAGAHGYFETYGTVGDEPVSKYTRAKLFQEKGKQTPVFVRFSTVIHGGHSPETLRDPRGFAVKFYTEDGNWDLVGNNIKIFFIRDAIKFPDMIHAFKPDPITNIQDSERFFDFCASSPESFHMVTFIYSPWGIPANYRQMQGSGVNTYKWINSEGEAVLVKYHWEPKQGIKNLTQKEAEEIQAKSFNHATQDLYDAIEKGDYPEWELFVQIMSDEEHPELDFDPLDDTKLWPNDQFPWLPVGKLVLNKNPDDYFTEVEQSAFGTGVLVDGLDFSDDKMLQGRTFSYSDTQRHRIGANYLQLPINAPKKRVATNQSGGMMQYKVDRAPGQNPHINYEPSILGGLQEAEQLATEHKPHVEGNLVRESIDRNDNTKQAGETYRAFEDWEKDELISNLVNDLSKCDPRIQDKMIALAEEADEEYGRRLREGLENANTSGSSMHPLGNKGGENAPRAAEEKGHESEPY
- a CDS encoding M2 family metallopeptidase; this encodes MTVEQFLEEQNKTIRDFHITRANSSWMAATTGEDEWNKKTAEAQNATNVYLSNPELFEQVNAYLAQDDLTTIQRRQLESLHTYMAGKQIPTDDLKEMVERSTELIGIFNTFRATIDSKPVSENDVRQILIKSNDSAEREEAWHASKQIGKEVEEKLLTLVRKRNEVARSLGFENYHQMSFEHQELDRDEIFSIFHKLKDLSDEPFREMKLEMDTELAERFGVAIDELRPWHYADPFFQEAPPSKDFDLDPFYEGKDLEQLTIETFKSMGMDITDMLANSDLYPRDKKNQHAFCSDLNREGDIRVLCNNTPSDYWSTTMLHEFGHAVYFKYVDPTLPFLLRSCAHTLTTEAIAMLYGRFGKDPVWLQQFLGLDAAEVEGLKPLINESLRKQMLIAGRWIMAFSFFERELYENPDQDLNRLWWEIVKDVQFVNPPEGQDYPHWAAKIHFTLVPVYYQNYLLGELTTSQLHAHIEKNISKDMFTPEVGAYLMDEYFKPGALYSWNDKIERTTGEKLNPQYFIDQFVEKVLV
- a CDS encoding DIP1984 family protein; translation: MKLAEALIARADYQKRIEQLKKRISMNLKIQEGEEPAEDPNAMLAELDGIMKELTILIKRINKTNSSIQFDETRTLADALAERDQIWDKRLMLGKFAEEASVRNDRYSRTEIKIISTVDVKRIQKQVDQLSKKFREMDTKIQGLNWSIDLI